The genomic region ACCTGTCCCGGCCCCAGGCGTTGATCGGCCCGTGGTCCGAGGTCTCCTTCACGCAGTCGAAGATGTCGTTGTACTGGATCCGGTGGCCGCCCCAGGTGCCGTCGTTGATGTTGACGCCCGACCGGGGACTGCCGTGAATGGTGTTGTGGGCGACCGTGACCCGGCTGCTCATCGAGATGTTGACGCCGGCGCTCTGCTTCTCGAAGCGGCCCATGTCGGCCATGCTGTTGTAGCTGACAGTGATGTCGCGGGGGTAGTCCTCGGTTCTCGGACCGGGGGTCAGGTCGGTGGGCGGATCGACCATGTGCGCCCAGGTCGAGGGATTGCGCACCGCCTCGGTGGAGCCGACGACCTGGACGTCGCTGGCACCGGAGCCGGTGAAGCGGTTCCTGGTGATGACGTCGCCCTTGTTGTACCCGTCGACAAAGACGCCGTTGCCGCCGACCTGGGCGAAGGCGGAGCGGGAGACGGTGATGTTCCTGGCGTTCTTGAGATGGACGGCGCCGGCCCGCGCTATGGCCCAGTCGCCGAGTTGCAGCGGCTCGTAGGGGGTGTCGAACAGTGTCCGGTGTGTCTCGGTGTAGGTGAAGCCGTCGAACGTGAGGTCGTGCACCGGCTTCGCGGCGGACGAGCCTTCGACACGGACGAGTTCGTCCAGTTCCGCCGTTTCCACGGTGGCCGAGGAGAGATCGGTCCCGGCCGGGGGTATCACGTACAGCTTCCCGGCAGCCTTGTCGTAGAACCACTCGCCGGGCGCGTCGAGTTCCTCGAAGATGCCTTCCGCCACGACGTGGTTGGTGTCCACGTCGCCACCGCGGTTGTTGTCGCCGACCCACTTGGTCTGCAGGGCGGAGTTGCTGCGCCCGGTGATCGTGTAGTCGTTGCCGCCCCAGTCGGACGAGTGCAGTCCGCGGATGTCGCCGGTGGTGGGGTTCTTCCAGGCCGCGGAGCGTGCGTTCAGGGTGGCCATGGTGGTGGAGCCGCCCAGCACCGCGGTGTTGGGGTCGAAGTTCGGGAACCGGGCGAGCACCTGCTGGGTTCCGCCCACGAACAGCCCGTCGATCTTCAGGCCGGCGCCGACCTTCGCGACCTGGACCGCGGAGTTGTGCGGGTCGGCCGACCATGCGGCCGTCACCCGCCGCCCTCCGCTCAGTACGGCCTTCTCGCCCGGGTAGGAGGAGTACGTCACGGGGGCGGACGCCGTGCCGGAGTCCGCTTCGTCGAACGTCAGCGTGCCGGCGAGGTGGTAGGTGCCGCCGCGGACCCATACGTGGACCGCTCGGCCCTTCCTGGTTGCCTTCCGTGCGGCGGTCCGGGCAGCCGCCAGGGTCCGGAACGGCTTGTGCAGGGACCCGGAGTTGTGGTCGTTGCCGCTGGTAGACACGTAGAGGCTGGTCCCTGACGGCCCGTGGGCCGCCCACGCGTCGGTCGCGGTGAGCGCGGGGGCGCCCAGCGCCACGGCCGCGAGTACCGCCACTGCGGCAAGCCGCTTCGGGGCGGCTCTGCCTCCTGGTCTGCGAGTTGAGCTGCGGTGCACGTCTGACACTCCCTGACAAGGTAGGCCGAACTCCGCGTCGCCGTACGGACGCGATGGTGCGGAACTCTGCTCTCCGTCGCCATTGAGTGTCAATAGATCCGACGTTGCATGCGGGATATCGCCCCAAATCCAGGATGATCACGGCAATGCTCGGCCAGTGCTCCGATGACTACCGGTCAGGGATACGTCACTGCCGCTCTACTCGTGCTTCGTACCGTTGTGCCGGGCCCATGGGTGCCGCAGGTGGATCCAGACGTCCCGGGCCCGCCGTCCGGCCTCGGTGCGGCTGGCCGCGACGAGCGAGCGCGCCTGGTCGACGCTCTCCACCATGGGGCCGGATCCCAGCAGCGGCTTGCCCGCCGTCTCGTGCAGGAAGTAGGTGGAGACGAGTCCGACGACGCCCGCGACCATCAAGTAGTAAGCAGGAACCATGTCGTTCCCGGTCGCCTCCACCAGCGCCGAGGCGACCAGGGGCGTCGTACCGCCGAAGAGGGAGACCGATACGTTGAACGAGATCGACAGGGCCCCGTAGCGCAGCCGGGTCGGGAAGAGCGCGGGGAGCGTGGACGCCGAGGTACCGGCGAAGCACACCAGCAGCAGCCCCAGGATGAGGCAGCCGAACGCGGGCAGCAGAATGCCGCCCTCGCGGATCAGGAGCATCGCCGGGAACGCCAGGACGATCAGTGCGATGCTGCCCGCCATGAAGACGGGCCGGCGCCCCCAGCGGTCGGAGGTACGGCCCACGGTGGTGATGGTGAGCACCACCACGATCATGGTGCCGAGCACCAGCAGCTGGGCGGTGAGGGCGTCCTGACCGAGCGTCTCCGTCATGAAGGTCGGCAGGTACGAGGTCACCATGTAGTTGGTGACGTTGTAGAGCAGGACCAGCCCCATGCAGACGAGTACCGCCTGCCAGTGCTGGGTGAAGATCTCCTTCAGCCGCCCCTTGCCGGACTGCCGGGCCACCTCCACGGGGTCCTCGTCGCCCTCCGGGTGGGGTTCGCGCGCGTACTGGGCGGCGTTCTCCTCCGCCTGCTGCTTGAAGGCCGGGGTCTCCTCCAGCCGCAGCCGCATGTACAGGCCGATCAGCCCGAGTGGTCCGGCGATCAGGAAGGGCAGCCGCCAGCCCCAGTGCACCATCCCGTCGTGGCCGAGGGCGGCGGTGAGTACCGTGACGATGCCGGAGCCGAGCGAGTAGCCGACGAACGTGCCGAAGTCCAGCCAACTGCCCAGGAATCCGCGCCTCTTGTCCGGTGAGTACTCGGCGATGTAGGTGGTGGCGCCTGCGTATTCACCGCCCGTGGAGAAGCCCTGGACGAGTCGGCAGACGAGCAGCAGGATCGGTGCGGTGAACCCGATCGAGTCGTAACTCGGCAGGAAGGCGACGGCGAACGTGCTGATCGCCATCATGATCATGGTGGCGGCGAGTACCCGTTTGCGGCCGATCCGGTCGCCGAGCGGACCGAACACCAAACCGCCCAGGGGCCGGACGAGGAAGGCCGCGGCGAAGGTCGCGAAGGTGGAGACCACCTGGGTCCCCGGCGAGCTCGACGGGAAGAACACTTCACCCAGGATGCCCGCCAGATAGGCGTACACCCCGAAGTCGAACCACTCCATCATGTTGCCGAGCGCGGACGCCGACACGGCCCGGCGCACCTCAGGCTTGTCGGTGACCGTCACGTCCCCGGCGCTCAGCGACCTCTTGCGCCGCCGCAGCAGGATGCGAAGCAGCCGGTCGTTCGCGGAACCGGCTCGACCGGCCGGGCGTGTGCCTCGTCGGGGGCGTCCCGTGCTCATGTGATCCCGTCCGTCGGGCGGCTTCGCCGCGTTCGTCCTCGCTCCGGTCCCCCTCCGACCAGTTTCAGCGGAGAACCGCGGGAATCCGCGCGGCGGCGCGCCTTCGGGTACGACTGAACTGCGGGATCAGCGGTTCGCTGTCGCGGACGCTCCGTTCAGGTCCTGGTGGATGACGCGGGATGCCGTCTCGATGGTGCCGACGCCGTACTTCATGGTCTTGTTGCCGCTCGACAGCACGGCCATGCCGTAGTCGTGGCCGCTCCCGGTGAATGCGCCGACGCTGTGGACCCGCCATGCGTCGTCGGTCGTCCGCGACAGCCAGCCGTTCTTGACGTGGGCCGTGGCCGAGGCGGGAGATCCCGCGGGGACGCCCCAGCGCTGGTCGGCGGCGACATGGCTCATCAGCCCGAGGGCGTAGTTGCGTGCCGATGTGTCGAGCACCGCGTTCTCCGTGGTCAGCAGCCGCATCAGGGTGACCTGGTCGGCGGCGGTGATCTGGGTGAGGCCCCACGATCCGCCCGCGCCCGGGACCGTGTCCCGCATCTTGGCCAGGTCCAGGAAGTGCTGGATGCCCTTCGGCCCGATCTGGCGCCACAGGGCGGAGGTCGAGTCGTTGTCCGACTCGGTGATCATCGCGGTGGTCAGTTTCACCTCGCGCGGTGTGAGATCGCGGTGCGCCTCCCCGGCCTGCCGCAGCAGCGCGCCGAGCACCGTGACCTTCACCACACTGGCCGAGTCGAAATGCGTGTCCGCCCTGAGCTCACAGCTGGTGCCGGTGCTCCGGTCATAGACGGCCAGCGCCGATGCGCCTTGGCGTCCCTTGAGCGCGTGGGCGATGTCACGCGACAGTTCGGGGGCCAGACCCGGCACCTTCGAGGTGCATACGACCGGCGAGCCCCCCACGGAGGTACTCGCGGCAGGGGCCGGGGCCGCGGCGGTGAGCGCGGTGAGCACTGCCCCGGCGGCCAGGGAAGCGGCCAGTCCGCGCCGTGCGCAGCGCGATATACGTGATCGGTGCATGAGCGTGTGTCCTGTCCCGCTGTGGGTCGGGGGCCGTACGGCCGGACCTCGCACGGCCGGCTGGAGCGCCGGTCTGCCGCTGTCCTGCCGGAGTCACGCCCGGCAAGGGGGCCGAACGGGCCGTCCGGCGTCGCGGGGCCCGTGGAGGAGGTCGCCGATCCGGGAGGCCGATCCGCCGTGCAGCTCGGCTCGGGTCCCGTTCATGGGTCAGGACAACCGTACGGGCAGCCCGGACGGACACAGCGAGAAATTCGGGCTATTTGTCCGAAATGAGAAGTATGTCGCTACGTGATGTTCATCAACCCGCGCGGCCGTCGGGTCGGCGCGTGCACCCGGGCCTCCGGCGCTGTCCGCGCAGGGGAACAGCGCCGGAGGCGTGGCGGGCTCAGCGGATGGTTCCCGTTGCCGGGTCCAGGACCTTCTCCGTGAGGAGTTCCAGGAGGCGGCGGTCGTCGGCCGCCGTACCGCGCAGGCCGGGCGAGTCCGGGTTGGTGTCGAGAAGCAGGTGGGTGGCGCCCAGCTCGGCGAGGGCGGTGAGGTCCTCGCGGATCTGGTCGACCGTGCCGTGCCCGACCGGGTGCTCCCCGTCGAGCCGCGCCTCGGTGATCCGCACCTGGAGCCGGGGTACGAGCGCGGGCGTCGGCCGCTCCGCGCGTTCCGCCTGCTCCGCGAGCACCGGGAGCGCCGCGCGCATCGCGGACAGGGTCGCCAGATAGGGGTGCCAGCCCTCGCCGAGCCGGGCGGCACGCCCGAGCGCCGTCGCCGAGTTGCCGCCCACCCAGACCGGCAGCCGCGGCGCGGTCGCGGGGGCCGGAGCGGTGCGCACCCCCTCGTACGAGACGTACTCGCCCCGGAAGGTGGTGGGGTCTTCGGACCAGGCGGCGCGGATCGCGGTCAGGTACTCGTCCGTGATGCGGCCCCGCTCGGCGAACGGCACGCCCAGAGCGGCGTATTCGGCCCGCGACCAGCCGACGCCCGCGCCGAGGATGAACCCGTCGGCGTTCAGGCAGTCGATGTTGGCGGCCAGCCGGGCGGTGTGCAGCGGGTGCCGGTAGGGGATCACGGTCACCGTGGTCCCGAGTGTGAGTCCGGGCACCCGTCCCGCGATGTGGGACGCGAGCACGAACTGGTCGTAGAACGGGGCCGGGTACGCCTCTTGCACATCGGCGGTCACCGCGACGTGGTCGGAGATCATCGCGAACGAATACCCCAATTCCCTTGCGTCCACTGCCTGTTGCAGGAGTGTGGCAGGAACGGTACCGGGGCCGAAGTTGAGAATGTTCACGCCGAATTTCATCCGCAGAGCCTAACAACCCGGCCTCCGCCCTCGCGGTCTCGCCTGATCCGACAGTCCCGCATGGCCCCGGCCCGTGGAGGGAACGGACCGGTGCCGGTGGGACGGCCGGCGGTTCAGCCCTGGGGGCCCAGATCTGCCGTGTCGAGGATCTCGATCCGCTCGCCCGGCCGGTGCAGTTCGAGGATCACGAGCTCGTTGCGGCCGGCCCGCCACACCGGCGCGGGGGCGTAGAGCGTGCGCTGGGGGCCGCGGTCCCAATAGCGGCCCAGGGCGAAACCGTTGAGCCAGACCTGGCCCTTGGTCCAGCCCGGCAGGGCGAGGAAACCATCGGCCGGAGCCGGGATCTCCACCTCTGCCCGGTGGAAGGCCGGGCCTTCGACGGCTTCGGGTGCCCCGAACCGCAGGGCGCTCGGATCGGTCAGCGGGAGAGGGCGGATCTCCCAGCCGGACTGGTACTGGGTGTCGATCCGGACCCCGCCGCTGATGCCCTTGCGATCCTCCAGCCAGGGGCCGTAGTTGACCCGCCCCATGTTCTCCACCAGCAGGTCGAGCTGGGCTCCGGTCCCGGGAACGCTGATCGCCAGCGCGTCCAGTGGCCCGTCACGCTCCAGGAGACCGATCGGCTCTCCGTCCAGGAACACCTGGGCCCGGTCGGCCAGGCCGTGCACGCGCAGGGTCGATTCGGGGAACGGCCCGCGCAGTCGGGTGCGGTAGTGGATCAGGCCGAGTGACTGGCCCAGCGCCTCCATCGGCTCGGGCGAGAGCCGGTGGTGCGGGGTGGACAGCTCGTCCAGGCAGTTCAGCAGCGCCACCGTCCCGCTCGGGCCGACCGTTTGCGGGGCGAGCCGGGCCGGCTGCGCGGGCGCCTCGTGCCCGATCGGGCCGCGGTACCGCTCGATGACCTCGCGGAAGACGTGGAACTTCTCGGTCAGCTCCCCCGCCTCCCCGACCGGAGCGTCGTAGTCGTAGCTCGTGCAGGTGGACCGGTAGTCGGATTCGTCGCGGTTGGCGCCGTTCCACCAGCCGAAGTTGGTGCCGCCGTGGCCCATGTAGAGGTTGACCGAGGCGCCCCGGGACAGCATCCGGTCAAGTTCCGCGCCGGCCTCGCGCGGGTCGCGGACGTGGTGGTGCTCGCCCCAGTGGTCGAACCACCCGTGCCAGTACTCGGAGCACATCAGCGGGCCGGCCGGCTGGTGGCGGCGCAGGGTGTCGAGCGCCTCCTCCGGCTGCGAGCCGAACGTCGCGGTGGCCAAGGTACCGGGCAGGATGCCACCGCGCAGCACTCCATCGGTGGGACCGTCGGCCGTGAACAGCAGGCAGTCCACACCGCGTTGGCGCAAGCCCTGCCGCAGGTGGTCGAGGTAGGCGGTGTCGGTGCCGTAACTGCCGTACTCGTTCTCGATCTGGACGGCGACCACTCGCCCACCCCGGCCGGCGAGGAGCGGGCGCAGAACGGGGACCAGCTGGTCGAACCAGGCGTCCACGGCGGCCAGATAGCGCGGGTCGCTGCGGCGCAGGCGCAGCGTGGGATCGGCGAGGAGCCAGGCCGGCAGGCCGCCGAACTCCCACTCGGCGCAGATGTAGGGGCCGGGCCGCACGATCACGTCCAGGTCGAGGTGTGCGGCGGTGCGGATGAAGCGGGTGATGTCGGCCTGACCGGAGAAGTCGGTCCGGTCGGGGGTCGGCTGGTGCAGGTTCCAGGCGATGTAGGTCTCGATGGTGTTGACGCCCATGGCGCGCAGTCGGCGCAGCCGGTCCTCCCACAGCTCGGGGTGGACCCGGAAGTAGTGGATGGCGGCGGAGATGATCTGGTGGGGGCGGCCACCGCGCAGGAACCCGTGGTCGGTCGTGGTCAGTTCGGCGTCAGGGCGAAGACGGGCCACAACTACTCCCTGTGGTCGAGTGGTTTCAGGTGCTGACAGTCGTCGTGGCGGTGGGGCGGGCGACGGCCTCTGCGCCGCCCGCCCCACCGGGCCTTCAGGAGGCCGGGCGCAGATTCTGCAAGGTCAGCGTGGTGTCCGGACCGGCGGAGGTGTACGGCGTGTACGTGGCGGTTTCCGGGGTCGGCCAGCCGGTGAAGCGGCTGGAGTTGATGTCGACGAACGAGGCCGAGCCGCCGATCGGGATGAACGGCGCCTGCTGGGCGAGGATTCTCACCGCCGGGTCGGCCAGTTGCTTGAGCCGGGCGGAGTCGGCAGGGTCGACGGTAGCCATTTTCTTCAACTGGGCATTGTAGTCCGGGTCGTTGAAGCGGCCGAAGTTATTGACGGCCGGCTTGTCGAGCGGGGTGTAGTAGTCGCCGCTGAAGGCGTTCAGGGCTCCGAAGATGCTGCCGTCACCGGAGGGCGGGGTGAACGCGGTCTCCATCGAGAAGTCACCGACCGGCTCCTTCTGCGTGAAGGTGGCCTCCGGCATGTTGTCGACCGTGACGTCCAGGCCCAGGACCGTTTTCCACTGGTCCTTCAGGGCGGTGCCCATGTCGACCCAGTTCGCGTAGGGCTGGAAGACGTTCAGCGTCAGCGGGTGGCTCTTCCCGTCCTTGCTGAGTTCTCCGTGCCGTACGGTCCAGCCGCCGGCGGCGAGTTCGGCGCGGGCACCGGCGGCGTCCTGCTTCAGGGTCCGGCCGGCCAGGTCGGCGGGCAGCCAGGCGGCACCGACCTTGTTGTTCAGCCCGGCCGGGTTGACCGCGGGTTGCCCCGTCCCCATCACCTTGAGCACCCTGGTCACGTCGACTGCCTTGGTCAGGGCGCGGCGGACGTGCACATCGGCGGTCGGGCCCTTCGCCGTGTTGAACAGCACGCCCTCGGACCCCAGCAGCGGATAGACCTGGTACTTGTGGTGCTCGGGGTCCGCAGCCACGTAGTTCTTGTCCGCGCCCTGCCAGGACATGGTGCTCCAGTCCAGCTTGTCCTTCAGGAGCAGGCTGCGTGTGCTGGACTCCTGCGCCGCGACGATGGCGACCTTCCTGACGGCCGGGAACGAACCGTTCCAGTAGTCCTTGCGGATCTTCAGGGTGATCTGCTGCGGGCTGAAGGAGTCCAGGGTGACCGGGCCGCTGCCGACCGGTTCGAGATTCTGATCCGTCTTCAGATTCCTGCCGCTCCAGATGTGCCGGGGGTAGATGTTGCGGTTCTTGAAGGCCCCGAGGTCGCTGTAGCCGACCTTCGGGTAGTGCACTACCACCGTGGTCCCGTCGGGTGCGTCGACCGAGGTGTAGGGCACGCCCGAGAGGTTCAACTCGCGGTGTTCCAGAGGCACGTCCAAGCTGTACTTGACGTCCTCGGCAGTGAGTGGTTTGCCGTCCGACCACTTCACTCCGGGGTGCAGGCGGAAGGTGAGGGTCCTGCCGCCGTCGCTGAACTTCCAGGAATCCGCCAGCCACGGCTGTGGCGAGGGCTTCTGGGGGTTGACCCGTATCAGCGGCTCGTAGAAGAAGGAAACTCCGGCGTTTGGCTGGGCCGCGAACGGGTTCCACCCGGCCTGGAAGGCCTGCGTCGGGTGGGTGGTGAGGCGCACGGTGCTCGTGGCCCCGGAACCGGATCCGTCCGACTTGGCAGTGCTGCAGCCGGTCAGCAGACCGGCGGTGGCCAGTACCGCGGCGGCTGCGGCCGTCGAGCGCTTCATGGAAGCTCCTTTGCGGGTGTTCTGTCGAGCTCGGCCGTGCGGCCGTGCTGGTGCAGCCAGCAGTGCGCCCACTGGCCGTCGGCGAAGGTGGTGCGGTCGGGGAAGGCGCGCCGGCAGTCGTCCATGACGAACGGGCAGCGGGGGTGGAAGCGGCAGCCACCGGGCGGCGCGGTCAGGTTGGGCGGCTCCCCCAGGTCCTCGGCGTCGTCCTGGTCGCCCAGGCCGCGTCCGGTCCGGCCGGGGTCGGGCGAGGAGTCGATCAGCAGGCGGGTGTACGGGTGCTTGGGCGACTGGATCACCGCTTCCTTGGGCCCGCCCTCCACCGTCTGCCCGGCGTACATCACCTGCACCTCGTCGCACAGATAGCGCGCGCCGGCGATGTCGTGGGTGATGTAGAGCAGTGCCAGGCCCTCCTCGTCGCGCAGCCGGGCCAGCAGGTTGAGCACGTCGAGGCGGATGGAGACGTCGAGCATGCTGATCGGCTCGTCGCCGAGGAGCACGGTCGGGCGTACCGCCAGTGCTCGGGCGATGGCCACACGTTGCAGCTGGCCCCCGGACATCTCGCGCGGACGCTTGTCGATGAACTCCTCGGCGGGGGTGAGGTTGACGCGGTTCAACAGGGCGAGGACCTGCTCGTCCGCCTCGGCGCGGGTGCGAGCGTGGCCGTGGAGGCGCAGAACCCGCCCGAGGATGTGCCGCACCGGATGGAGGGTGTTCAACGAGGAGAAGGGGTCCTGGAAGATCAGCTGCACCTGGCGGAAGTAGTCGCGCCCGGCGGGCGGTGCCGGCTGCCCTGCCAGTCGGATCTCCCCGGAGCTGACCGGGTGGAACTGGGCCAGCATCCGGGCCAACGTGGTCTTCCCACTGCCGCTCTCGCCGACCAGGGCCACCACGCGGCCTCGGTGCAGCGCCACCGAGGCGTGCTCGACGGCGCGCACGGTGGCCTTGCGGCCCAACTGGTCGCGCACGGTGAAGTGTTTGCTGACGTCCACCGCCGCCAGCAGCGCGGGCTCGTCGAACGTGTCGGAGGTTCGGGACATCGATGTCATCGGGCGCCCTCGGGGTCGGTGGTGTCGTGCAGCAGACACGCCGCCTGCCGCTCGCCGCCGTGCGACGGGACCTGATGCAGACGCGGCACGACCTGCGCGCACTCCGGCAGGCGCCGGCCGCAACGGGGGTGGAAGGCACAGCCGGGCGGGAGGTCGCGCAGGTCGGGCGGGCTTCCCGGGATGCCGGTGAGGTGTCTGAGCGGTGCGTGCAGGGGCGGGAAGGCGTCGCGCAGCCCGCGGGTGTACGGGTGCAGCGGATCAGCGTAGAGCTGGTCGGGCGCGCCGACCTCCACGATCCGGCCGGCGTACATGATGGCGATCCGGTCGGCGATCTCCATCAGCAAGGACAGGTCGTGGGTCACGAAGACCACGGCGAAGCCCAGTCGGCGCTGCAGGCGCAGGATCTGGCCCATGATCTGACGTTGCATCACCACATCGACGGCGGTGGTGGGTTCGTCCATGAGGACGAGCTCGGGTTCGCAGGCCAGGGCGAGCGCGATGAGGGCTCGCTGGCGCATCCCGCCGGACAGTTCGTGCGGGTAGGAGCGCTTGCGTTCGGGCGCGATGCCCACCATGCGCAGCAGTCGGCCGGTCCGCTCGGCCACCTCGTCGCGGGTGATGCCGGGCTGGTGCTCGGCCATCACGTCGGCGAACTGTGCCTGAAGCCGCATCACCGGGTTGAGCGCGGCCATCGCGCTCTGCAGCACGATCGCCAGGTCGGTCCAGCGCAGTGCGCGCATCCGGCGTTCGTCCAGGGTGACCAGGTCGAGCACGTGCCCGTCGCGGGTGTGATAGCGGATCTCGCCGCCGGTGGTCAGCGCGGGTGGCCGCTGAAGTCTGGCCAACGCGGTGATCAGGCTGCTCTTCCCGGAGCCTGACTCCCCCGCCAGGCCGAGGATCTCGCCGCGTCGCAGGGTGAAGGACACCTCGTTGCAGGCCGGTACCTCCCCGCGCTCGGTGACGTACTCCACCGTCAGCCGCGACACGTCGAGGAGCGGCTCGCCGCGCAGCGGAGAGGGAGGTGTGCTCGTCGGCCGGGTGGTGTCGAGGGGGCGGGCAGTCATGAGGTCACCTCTACGGTGTTCGTACGGTCCCGGCGTGCGGCCAGGTGTGCGCGGGCGCGCCGTATCGCGGCTCGTCCGCTGTGTCGCAGCACCGGATTGCCGATCTCGTCGAGGCCGAAGTTGACCAGTGCGGTGGCCGTCCCGAGCAGCGCGATGAACAGGCCCGGCGGCACGAACCACCACCACATGCCCCGCAGCACGCCGTCCTGCTGCTGAGCGAAGGCGATCATGGTTCCCCAGGTGACGCTGTCACCGCCGCCGATACCCAGGAAGCGCAGCCCCGCTTCGGCGAACACCCCGGTCACCACGGCCCGCAGGAACAGCGAGGAGAGGACGCCGCTCAGGTGCGGCATGATCTCCACGAGCACCATCCGCCAGCGGCTCTCGCCGACCATGCGCAGGGCCTGGACGAAGTCCCGCCCGCGCAGCGAAAGGGTCTGGGCACGTAGATAGCGGGCGCAGACCGGCCACTCGAACAGGCCGATCAGCAGGGCGATGACGACCGAATCCACCCGGGTCATGTATCCGGCCACGATCAGCATCAGCGGCAAGCTGGGCAGGGTGGCGAAGATGTTGGTGACCGCGGTGAGCAGTTGGTCGGTGCGCCCGCCGAGGAAGCCGCCGGTCACGCCGATGAGGGCGGCCACCCCGACGGCCAGGACGCCGGAGAGCAGGCCCACCTCGACCGACCCCCGGCACCCGGTGAGCAACTGAGCCAGTACGTCCTGACCCGAGCTGGTGGTGCCGAGCAGATGGTCCGCGCCGGGCCCCACCCCCAGGGCGTCGTAGTCGATCCGGTGCGGGTCCGTGCCCAGGACGGAACTCACCAGCCACGGCCCGACGAGAGCGAGCAGCAGGAAGCCACCGAGGATCACCAGCCCGACGCGGACCTTGCCGTTGGTCAGGAACTGCCTCATCGCTCCTCCCGGGTGCGTGGGTCGAGCAGCACGTAGGTCGAGTCGGCAATCAGGTTGGCGGCCAGCACACCCAGCGTGATCAGCAGAAAGATCGTCTGCATCAACGGGT from Streptomyces sp. NBC_01267 harbors:
- a CDS encoding ABC transporter ATP-binding protein, whose amino-acid sequence is MTSMSRTSDTFDEPALLAAVDVSKHFTVRDQLGRKATVRAVEHASVALHRGRVVALVGESGSGKTTLARMLAQFHPVSSGEIRLAGQPAPPAGRDYFRQVQLIFQDPFSSLNTLHPVRHILGRVLRLHGHARTRAEADEQVLALLNRVNLTPAEEFIDKRPREMSGGQLQRVAIARALAVRPTVLLGDEPISMLDVSIRLDVLNLLARLRDEEGLALLYITHDIAGARYLCDEVQVMYAGQTVEGGPKEAVIQSPKHPYTRLLIDSSPDPGRTGRGLGDQDDAEDLGEPPNLTAPPGGCRFHPRCPFVMDDCRRAFPDRTTFADGQWAHCWLHQHGRTAELDRTPAKELP
- a CDS encoding ABC transporter ATP-binding protein; its protein translation is MRGEPLLDVSRLTVEYVTERGEVPACNEVSFTLRRGEILGLAGESGSGKSSLITALARLQRPPALTTGGEIRYHTRDGHVLDLVTLDERRMRALRWTDLAIVLQSAMAALNPVMRLQAQFADVMAEHQPGITRDEVAERTGRLLRMVGIAPERKRSYPHELSGGMRQRALIALALACEPELVLMDEPTTAVDVVMQRQIMGQILRLQRRLGFAVVFVTHDLSLLMEIADRIAIMYAGRIVEVGAPDQLYADPLHPYTRGLRDAFPPLHAPLRHLTGIPGSPPDLRDLPPGCAFHPRCGRRLPECAQVVPRLHQVPSHGGERQAACLLHDTTDPEGAR
- a CDS encoding ABC transporter permease, whose protein sequence is MRQFLTNGKVRVGLVILGGFLLLALVGPWLVSSVLGTDPHRIDYDALGVGPGADHLLGTTSSGQDVLAQLLTGCRGSVEVGLLSGVLAVGVAALIGVTGGFLGGRTDQLLTAVTNIFATLPSLPLMLIVAGYMTRVDSVVIALLIGLFEWPVCARYLRAQTLSLRGRDFVQALRMVGESRWRMVLVEIMPHLSGVLSSLFLRAVVTGVFAEAGLRFLGIGGGDSVTWGTMIAFAQQQDGVLRGMWWWFVPPGLFIALLGTATALVNFGLDEIGNPVLRHSGRAAIRRARAHLAARRDRTNTVEVTS